The following are from one region of the Prionailurus bengalensis isolate Pbe53 chromosome A2, Fcat_Pben_1.1_paternal_pri, whole genome shotgun sequence genome:
- the SSUH2 gene encoding protein SSUH2 homolog, with the protein MDRDLSEEDSVVDLSFEAESPLAPPAELLERLPSYDWLFQRGGQQIMFPPLEAPGRPLEQRCWSSFLEHRVPLVTEEVAREALLSFVSSKCCYGSTAAGDLIIQELKQQTLCRYRLETFSESRISEWTFQPFTNQSVDGPQRGTSPRLWDIKVQVPPMFQEDTRKFQVPHSSLVKECHKCHGRGRYKCSGCHGAGMVRCPSCSGAKRKAKQSRRCQMCSGSGRRRCSTCSGRGSKTCATCKGEKRLLHFIQLVIMWKNSLFEFVSEHRLNCPRELLAKAKGESLFKDENTAVYPIVDFPLREISLASQRGIAEHSAALSPRARVLQQRQTIELIPVTEVHYWYRGQTYVYYIYGTDHRVHVVDYPDRYCFGCTII; encoded by the exons GTGTGGTGGACCTCAGTTTTGAGGCCGAGAGTCCTTTGGCGCCGCCAGCTGAACTCCTGGAGAGACTGCCCAGCTATGACTGGCTTTTTCAAAGAGGTG gACAGCAGATAATGTTCCCACCTTTGGAGGCTCCAGGGAGACCCCTGGAGCAAAGGTGCTGGTCCTCGTTCCTGGAGCACAG AGTCCCCTTGGTGACAGAGGAAGTGGCCCGCGAAGCCCTCCTCAGCTTTGTGAGCTCCAAATGCTGCTATGGCAGCACAGCCGCCGGTGACCTCATCATCCAGGAGCTGAAGCAGCAGACGTTGTGCAGG tatCGACTAGAGACTTTTAGTGAATCCAGGATAAGCGAATGGACATTTCAACCCTTTACTA ACCAGTCAGTGGATGGGCCACAGAGAGGGACCTCTCCCAGGCTTTGGGACATCAAGGTCCAGGTCCCCCCGATGTTTCAGGAAGACACGAGGAAGTTCCAAGTCCCTCATTCGTCACTAGTCAAG GAATGCCACAAATGCCATGGGCGCGGGCGTTACAAATGCAGCGGCTGCCATGGGGCCGGCATG GTGAGGTGTCCCTCCTGCAGTGGAGCCAAGCGCAAAGCCAAGCAGTCCCGGAGATGTCAGATGTGCTCGGGGTCTGGCAGGCGGAG GTGCAGCACGTGCTCAGGGAGGGGAAGCAAGACCTGTGCCACCTGCAAGGGGGAGAAGAGACTGTTGCACTTCATCCAGCTGGTCATCATGTG GAAAAACAGCCTGTTTGAGTTTGTATCTGAGCACCGGCTGAATTGTCCCAGGGAGCTCCTTGCCAAAGCCAAAGGAGAAAGCCTCTTTAAGGACGAAAACACTGCG GTGTACCCCATTGTGGATTTCCCGCTGCGGGAGATCTCTCTGGCCTCCCAGAGGGGCATTGCGGAGCACAGCGCTGCCCTGTCCCCCCGGGCCCGAGTCCTGCAGCag CGCCAGACCATTGAGCTGATCCCCGTCACGGAAGTCCATTACTGGTACCGGGGACAGACGTATGTCTACTACATCTATGGCACTGACCACAGGGTACATGTGGTGGACTACCCGGACCGGTACTGCTTTGGCTGCACCATCATCTGA